A window of the Novipirellula caenicola genome harbors these coding sequences:
- a CDS encoding 2-oxoacid:acceptor oxidoreductase subunit alpha, producing MTASPTTLKDVSTVSGITVRLAGDSGDGMQLLGTQLTNTSALAGNDVATFPDFPAEIRAPRGTRAGVSGFQVRFASEEIFTPGDHLDALVVMNPAAMVTNLGDLRKGGILIANEDGFNEKEFKLAKVESNPLDASVIEEVYRVIKVPMTTLTRDAVAAHGLSQKIADRCKNFFAMGLVYWLFGRSLDPTLRFIQDKFGKKPDIAAANEAALRAGWAYGETTEAFGESYQVEAAELEKGTYRNMMGNQALAWGLVAASKLSSKDMFYGTYPITPASDILHELTRFKNFGVRTFQAEDEIAAVCATIGAAFGGTMAVTASSGPGIALKAEAMGLGMMLELPMIVINVQRGGPSTGLPTKTEQSDLLQCMFGRNGESPLPILAPRSPGDCFDIAVEAWRIATECMCPVVILSDGYIANGSEPWKIPDVAKLPKIEVKHPEGSDPDEPFMPYARDENLARPWAIPGTPGLMHRLGGLEKEDGTGNVSYDPANHQHMTDTRAAKVNRIAERIPDQDVYGETSGDVLLISWGGTYGACHTAVRNCRKAGHSVSHAHLRYINPMPKNLGELMKGFNKVIVPELNTGQLRMLLRAKYLVDCIGVNKIQGKPFAVSELVEAIQEHVSTAKGGKSESDVRSKAG from the coding sequence ATGACGGCCTCTCCGACCACTTTAAAAGACGTATCAACCGTTTCCGGCATTACCGTTCGCCTGGCAGGCGACTCCGGTGACGGGATGCAGCTACTCGGCACCCAATTGACCAACACTAGCGCGTTGGCGGGGAATGACGTGGCCACTTTCCCCGATTTTCCCGCGGAAATCCGCGCCCCACGGGGTACCCGTGCCGGCGTTAGCGGTTTCCAAGTCCGTTTTGCCAGCGAAGAAATCTTCACTCCCGGCGACCACCTTGATGCGTTGGTGGTGATGAATCCGGCCGCGATGGTCACCAATTTGGGCGATCTACGCAAAGGCGGCATCCTGATCGCCAACGAAGACGGCTTCAACGAAAAAGAATTCAAACTCGCCAAAGTCGAGTCGAATCCGCTGGACGCCAGTGTGATCGAAGAGGTTTACCGAGTGATCAAGGTGCCGATGACCACGCTGACGCGTGATGCGGTTGCGGCCCATGGTTTGAGCCAAAAAATCGCCGATCGCTGCAAAAACTTCTTTGCGATGGGGTTGGTGTATTGGTTGTTTGGCCGCTCGCTCGACCCGACGCTGCGTTTCATCCAAGACAAATTCGGCAAGAAACCTGATATCGCGGCGGCGAATGAAGCAGCCTTGCGAGCCGGATGGGCATACGGCGAAACGACCGAAGCATTTGGCGAAAGCTATCAAGTCGAGGCGGCGGAACTTGAAAAAGGCACCTACCGCAACATGATGGGCAACCAAGCGCTGGCCTGGGGCTTGGTCGCCGCATCAAAACTCAGCAGCAAAGACATGTTCTATGGCACGTATCCGATTACGCCTGCCAGCGACATTCTGCACGAGCTGACACGATTCAAGAACTTTGGCGTGAGAACATTCCAAGCCGAAGACGAAATCGCTGCGGTCTGCGCCACGATCGGAGCCGCGTTTGGTGGCACGATGGCGGTCACCGCCAGCAGCGGGCCCGGCATTGCGCTGAAAGCCGAAGCAATGGGCCTCGGCATGATGCTCGAACTACCGATGATCGTGATCAACGTTCAACGGGGTGGCCCAAGCACGGGGCTGCCAACGAAAACCGAGCAGAGCGATTTGCTGCAATGCATGTTCGGCCGCAATGGCGAATCTCCGCTGCCAATCCTGGCCCCTCGATCGCCCGGCGACTGCTTTGACATCGCCGTCGAAGCCTGGCGAATTGCAACCGAATGCATGTGCCCGGTCGTGATCTTGTCCGATGGCTATATCGCCAACGGCAGCGAGCCATGGAAGATCCCCGATGTGGCGAAGCTTCCCAAAATCGAGGTCAAACACCCTGAAGGATCGGATCCGGACGAGCCGTTCATGCCGTATGCACGCGACGAAAACTTGGCGCGTCCGTGGGCAATCCCAGGTACCCCCGGGCTAATGCATCGTCTCGGTGGACTGGAAAAAGAAGATGGAACCGGGAACGTCAGCTACGACCCGGCGAACCATCAACACATGACGGACACGCGGGCTGCGAAAGTCAACCGGATTGCCGAACGAATCCCCGACCAAGATGTGTACGGCGAAACGAGTGGCGATGTCTTGTTGATTTCGTGGGGCGGAACCTATGGGGCCTGTCACACCGCGGTTCGCAATTGCCGCAAAGCAGGCCACTCGGTCAGCCACGCCCACTTGCGTTACATCAACCCCATGCCAAAGAACCTGGGCGAACTGATGAAAGGGTTCAATAAGGTGATCGTGCCTGAGTTGAACACGGGACAGTTGCGAATGCTGCTGCGAGCGAAGTACTTGGTCGACTGCATCGGCGTCAACAAGATCCAAGGCAAACCATTCGCAGTTAGCGAGTTGGTCGAAGCGATCCAAGAGCACGTTTCGACCGCAAAAGGTGGCAAGTCCGAATCCGACGTGCGAAGCAAAGCGGGTTAA
- the pyrH gene encoding UMP kinase — translation MSDAPQSDGSDVQSHLHYKRVVLKLSGESLADSGGRGISGEESGEIARQIKLAHDTGCQIAIVIGGGNILRGAQFSGSNSMVHEATAHYMGMLATIINSLAMQDALEAHGLQTRVMSAIPTDKIAETFIRRRALRHLNRGRIVILAAGIGNPFVTTDTAAAQRALEIEADVVLKATRVDGVYSDDPEKNPHAVLYESLTYSDVMEKNLRVMDATAIALCSEHKKPIVVFNFKKNGNIVRAISGENVGTWIGAEKKN, via the coding sequence ATGTCTGACGCTCCCCAGTCGGATGGCTCCGACGTCCAATCTCACTTGCACTACAAACGCGTCGTCTTGAAGCTCAGCGGCGAGAGTCTCGCTGATTCGGGCGGACGCGGAATCAGTGGCGAAGAATCGGGCGAGATCGCTCGCCAAATCAAATTAGCGCACGATACCGGCTGCCAAATTGCGATCGTGATCGGCGGTGGCAATATCCTCCGCGGCGCCCAATTTTCCGGCAGCAATTCGATGGTCCACGAGGCGACTGCGCATTACATGGGGATGCTGGCGACGATCATCAACTCGTTGGCCATGCAAGACGCGCTGGAAGCACACGGATTGCAGACTCGGGTGATGTCGGCAATCCCCACCGACAAGATCGCCGAGACCTTTATCCGCCGTCGTGCACTGCGTCATTTGAACCGCGGCCGAATCGTGATCCTTGCCGCCGGGATCGGGAACCCGTTTGTCACCACCGACACCGCTGCGGCGCAGCGAGCGCTTGAAATCGAAGCCGACGTGGTGCTCAAAGCGACTCGCGTGGACGGCGTTTACAGCGACGACCCAGAAAAGAATCCGCATGCCGTACTGTACGAATCGCTAACCTATAGCGACGTGATGGAAAAGAACTTGCGAGTGATGGATGCCACCGCGATCGCCCTGTGCAGCGAACACAAAAAGCCGATTGTGGTCTTTAACTTTAAAAAGAATGGAAACATCGTTCGAGCCATCTCTGGCGAAAACGTCGGAACATGGATCGGCGCTGAAAAGAAAAATTAG
- the tsf gene encoding translation elongation factor Ts, which produces MADITAAAVKAFRERTGLPMMDCKKALTEAGGDEEKAVELLRKKGQALADKRSDRETAFGRFGLYIGTDKKVGAMVELLCESAPVTTNEQFVQLAADLAQQYATGPGAANAEELLAQDSPSQPGTTLATQKEDMFNRIREVFKVGRMIRVEGTCGGYMHHAGTTAGVLVEIEGGNDEAAKDVSMHIAAMRPESLSKDSIDPAVVASEREVLLEAAIAEGKPQNIAEKMVDGRMQKFYAERCLLEQPFVKDDKQSVGEYAKANGMTVKNYWHWVIGEKVDA; this is translated from the coding sequence ATGGCTGATATCACTGCGGCAGCGGTGAAGGCGTTCCGTGAGCGTACGGGATTGCCGATGATGGACTGCAAAAAAGCGTTGACCGAAGCGGGTGGCGACGAAGAAAAGGCGGTTGAGCTACTTCGTAAAAAAGGCCAAGCTCTCGCCGACAAGCGTAGCGATCGCGAAACCGCATTTGGTCGTTTCGGCCTTTACATCGGTACCGACAAAAAGGTCGGCGCGATGGTTGAATTGCTTTGCGAAAGCGCTCCTGTGACGACCAACGAGCAGTTCGTGCAATTGGCTGCGGACTTGGCTCAGCAATACGCGACCGGTCCAGGTGCCGCCAACGCTGAAGAATTGCTTGCCCAAGACTCGCCTTCGCAACCTGGCACGACCTTGGCGACTCAAAAAGAAGACATGTTCAACCGCATCCGCGAAGTCTTCAAGGTCGGACGGATGATCCGCGTCGAAGGCACTTGCGGCGGCTACATGCACCACGCCGGAACCACCGCGGGTGTTTTGGTCGAAATCGAAGGCGGCAACGACGAAGCTGCAAAAGACGTTTCGATGCACATCGCTGCGATGCGTCCAGAAAGCTTGAGCAAGGATTCGATCGATCCTGCGGTTGTCGCCAGCGAGCGAGAAGTTTTGTTGGAAGCTGCCATCGCCGAAGGCAAACCACAAAACATCGCCGAAAAAATGGTCGATGGCCGGATGCAAAAGTTCTATGCCGAACGCTGCTTGCTTGAGCAGCCGTTTGTCAAAGACGACAAGCAATCGGTCGGCGAATACGCCAAAGCCAACGGCATGACCGTCAAGAATTACTGGCACTGGGTCATCGGCGAAAAAGTCGACGCCTAA
- a CDS encoding 2-oxoacid:ferredoxin oxidoreductase subunit beta, producing MNLPVLKAADFASDQDVRWCPGCGDYSILAQMKKVLPELGVPREKTVFISGIGCSSRFPYYMNTYGMHSIHGRAPTFATGLKSTRPDLMVWVITGDGDALSIGGNHFIHCLRRNLDINIVLFNNRIYGLTKGQYSPTSTEGQVTKSTPMGSIDHPLHPLSVALAAEATFVARSIDAHVKHLGETLKRAAEHKGTSLVEVYQNCNVFNDGAMAYAQERKQRAENVVELEHGKPLIFGTNNDKAVRLVGNHLEVVNVADVPADDLLIHDEKEMNPSIQMMLARMRYPEMPEPIGVLRAVEGVATYNEQINDQVTLAKQKKGEGDLQALFNSGDTWEVA from the coding sequence ATGAATCTTCCTGTTTTAAAAGCGGCCGACTTTGCTTCGGACCAAGACGTTCGTTGGTGCCCCGGATGCGGCGACTATTCGATCTTGGCACAAATGAAAAAAGTGCTCCCCGAGTTGGGCGTGCCTCGCGAAAAAACCGTGTTCATCAGCGGGATTGGCTGCAGCAGCCGATTCCCCTACTACATGAACACCTATGGAATGCACAGCATTCATGGTCGTGCACCCACGTTCGCCACGGGGCTGAAATCGACTCGGCCTGACTTGATGGTTTGGGTCATCACGGGCGACGGCGATGCGTTGTCGATCGGTGGCAATCACTTTATCCATTGCCTTCGCCGAAACCTCGACATCAACATCGTGCTGTTTAACAACCGCATCTACGGTTTGACCAAAGGACAGTACAGCCCAACCAGCACTGAGGGGCAAGTCACCAAGAGCACCCCAATGGGCTCGATCGACCATCCGCTGCATCCGTTGTCGGTCGCCCTTGCGGCCGAAGCAACGTTTGTCGCGCGAAGCATCGACGCCCACGTCAAACACCTTGGCGAGACGCTCAAGCGAGCGGCCGAGCACAAAGGCACGTCGCTCGTCGAGGTCTACCAAAACTGCAACGTGTTCAACGACGGCGCGATGGCTTACGCCCAAGAACGCAAGCAACGGGCTGAAAACGTGGTGGAGCTCGAACATGGCAAACCGCTGATCTTTGGCACCAACAACGACAAAGCCGTGCGTTTGGTCGGCAACCACCTTGAAGTGGTCAACGTGGCCGATGTGCCTGCGGACGATTTGCTGATTCATGACGAAAAGGAAATGAATCCGTCGATCCAAATGATGCTGGCTCGGATGCGGTACCCCGAAATGCCCGAACCCATTGGCGTTCTGCGGGCCGTCGAAGGGGTCGCCACCTACAACGAACAGATCAATGACCAAGTCACCCTTGCCAAACAGAAAAAAGGCGAGGGAGACCTGCAGGCCCTGTTCAACTCGGGCGATACCTGGGAAGTCGCCTAA
- the rpsB gene encoding 30S ribosomal protein S2, which yields MSTPSSPIVQEMIEAGVHFGHRTSLWNPKMAPYIFGRKNQIHIMDIRETLRGLLRAKKYLSQVAAGGSLILFVGTKRQAGEAVEEQSLRCGMPFVSERWLGGTLTNFRTIRSRLGRLEELENMRQTGAMDNYSKKMQSALNREHRKMYRNLNGLRTMNRLPECLFIVDPGKERNAIREAKRLGITTVALIDTDSDPTQVDLPIPGNDDGIRSIELIMKQLADAVIAGKGQTATESSPEPQQTKPTGTEAEMVAAATKSDEAQSPATEG from the coding sequence ATGTCCACTCCATCCAGTCCTATCGTTCAAGAAATGATCGAAGCCGGTGTCCATTTCGGTCACCGCACCAGCTTGTGGAACCCGAAGATGGCTCCGTACATCTTCGGTCGCAAGAACCAGATTCACATCATGGACATCCGCGAAACCCTTCGTGGATTGCTGCGTGCCAAGAAATACCTCAGCCAAGTTGCGGCTGGCGGCAGCTTGATCCTGTTCGTCGGAACCAAGCGTCAAGCAGGCGAAGCGGTCGAAGAGCAATCGCTCCGCTGTGGAATGCCATTCGTCAGCGAGCGTTGGTTGGGCGGCACGTTGACCAATTTCCGTACCATTCGCAGCCGACTTGGCCGTTTGGAAGAATTGGAAAACATGCGTCAAACCGGCGCCATGGACAACTACAGCAAGAAAATGCAATCGGCGCTGAACCGCGAACATCGCAAGATGTACCGTAACTTGAACGGTTTGCGAACAATGAACCGATTGCCCGAGTGTTTGTTCATCGTGGACCCAGGCAAAGAGCGTAACGCGATTCGCGAAGCAAAACGCCTTGGCATCACCACCGTGGCGTTGATCGATACCGATAGCGATCCAACTCAAGTCGACTTGCCGATTCCTGGTAACGACGATGGTATCCGCAGCATCGAATTGATCATGAAGCAACTTGCCGACGCGGTAATCGCAGGCAAGGGACAAACTGCGACCGAAAGCAGCCCCGAGCCTCAGCAAACCAAGCCAACCGGCACGGAAGCAGAGATGGTTGCGGCAGCAACGAAGTCGGACGAGGCTCAATCGCCTGCTACCGAAGGCTAG